A genome region from Verrucomicrobiota bacterium includes the following:
- a CDS encoding aspartate aminotransferase family protein → MRKKIATNEVLRLLRQYESRNVTFMETDGSWPIVFERAQGVHVWDAAGRKYLDLTAAFGVAAAGHANPRVVAAGRQQMGRLLHAMGDVHPHAPKALLARELSRLTYERWARVGQYSPQVHGKVIFCNSGFEAVEAALKTAFLLTKRKGVIAFKGAYHGLGYGALNATHRRHFRQPFLPQIKQFGRFLTYPACLDDLLGVEAELRACLNQEPIGAVLVEPVQARGGIQVPPLEFFPVLRTLCSKYNVALIFDEIYTGFGRTGRWFACEHTAVVPDLICVGKAMAGGFPISACVGRADYMDLAWPESNGEAIHTSTFLGHPVGCRMALAQIAELQARHLPERSAKLGAFALQELQALARHLQNTHPKLKADARGQGLMLGLELQFKDGTPATQLSLAVIKDMLQRGYILLPEGEHANVISLTPPLTITQRQLKSTIAALGTSVRDCAARVRPETL, encoded by the coding sequence ATGCGTAAAAAAATAGCAACCAATGAAGTACTGCGGCTCTTGCGCCAATATGAGAGCCGTAATGTCACCTTCATGGAGACGGATGGTTCCTGGCCCATTGTCTTTGAGCGGGCGCAAGGGGTTCATGTTTGGGACGCCGCCGGGCGTAAGTACCTTGATCTGACTGCCGCCTTTGGGGTGGCGGCCGCGGGGCACGCCAATCCCCGGGTGGTGGCTGCCGGACGGCAGCAGATGGGCCGGTTGCTGCACGCGATGGGCGATGTCCACCCGCATGCGCCCAAGGCGTTGCTGGCCCGGGAACTCAGCCGCCTGACCTACGAGCGGTGGGCACGCGTGGGTCAATACTCTCCGCAAGTCCATGGTAAGGTCATCTTTTGCAATTCCGGATTTGAAGCGGTTGAGGCGGCGTTGAAGACCGCGTTTCTGTTAACCAAGCGCAAAGGGGTCATCGCTTTCAAGGGCGCTTATCACGGGCTGGGTTACGGGGCGTTGAATGCCACCCATCGCCGGCATTTTCGCCAGCCGTTCCTCCCACAAATCAAACAGTTTGGCCGGTTTCTGACATATCCCGCGTGCCTGGATGATTTGCTGGGCGTGGAAGCGGAATTGCGAGCGTGTTTAAACCAGGAGCCCATTGGCGCGGTGCTGGTGGAACCCGTGCAGGCACGGGGCGGGATTCAGGTGCCGCCGCTGGAATTTTTCCCGGTTTTGCGCACGTTGTGCAGCAAGTATAACGTGGCCCTGATATTCGACGAAATCTACACCGGCTTTGGCCGCACGGGTCGCTGGTTTGCGTGCGAACACACGGCCGTGGTTCCCGACTTGATCTGCGTGGGCAAGGCGATGGCCGGCGGGTTCCCGATTTCCGCCTGTGTGGGGCGCGCCGATTACATGGACCTCGCCTGGCCGGAATCCAACGGGGAAGCCATTCACACCAGCACCTTTCTGGGGCATCCGGTCGGCTGCCGCATGGCGCTGGCCCAGATCGCTGAATTGCAGGCACGGCATCTGCCGGAGCGCAGCGCGAAACTGGGAGCATTTGCGTTGCAGGAACTGCAGGCCCTGGCGCGTCATCTTCAAAACACCCATCCCAAACTCAAAGCAGACGCGCGTGGACAAGGGTTGATGCTGGGGTTGGAATTGCAATTCAAAGACGGGACACCCGCCACACAACTGTCCCTGGCGGTGATCAAGGATATGTTGCAGCGTGGCTATATTTTACTGCCCGAAGGAGAACACGCCAACGTCATCAGCCTCACGCCGCCGCTGACCATCACCCAACGCCAACTGAAAAGCACCATCGCGGCGCTGGGCACTTCGGTGAGAGATTGCGCCGCCCGGGTGCGGCCGGAGACGCTCTAA
- the rsmA gene encoding 16S rRNA (adenine(1518)-N(6)/adenine(1519)-N(6))-dimethyltransferase RsmA, whose translation MTLSEMRQILAQRDLQLTKSLGQNFLHDGNQLRRIVAAAELTKADQVLEIGPGLGPLTELLLAQAGKVLAIEKDARLAAILQERFAAVANLELLTADALEILRREARDWSAWKLVANLPYSVASPLLVELAQSPQRPQRLVCTLQLEVAQRLMADPSSDHYGLLTLLVQLDYEPRDSFKIPASCFFPAPEVDSACVVLHRRPVPLVTGDERTAFLWLIRQGFSQRRKMLRKLYKAGWSEPVLSAAFEKAGVPTTSRAEALSLETFIALARQLKKPGVAQQFNQPPVL comes from the coding sequence ATGACTCTTTCCGAAATGCGGCAAATCTTGGCGCAACGTGATCTGCAACTGACCAAATCACTCGGCCAGAACTTTCTCCACGACGGCAACCAGTTGCGGCGCATTGTCGCGGCGGCGGAATTGACTAAGGCCGACCAGGTTTTGGAAATTGGCCCCGGCTTGGGACCACTCACCGAACTGCTGCTGGCACAGGCGGGCAAGGTGCTGGCCATTGAGAAGGATGCGCGCCTCGCCGCTATTTTGCAGGAGCGCTTCGCCGCCGTTGCGAACCTCGAACTGCTGACCGCCGACGCCCTGGAGATCCTGCGGCGCGAGGCCCGCGATTGGTCCGCCTGGAAATTGGTGGCCAACCTGCCGTACTCGGTGGCCTCGCCCCTCCTGGTCGAACTGGCGCAATCCCCGCAACGTCCACAGCGTCTGGTCTGCACGCTGCAACTGGAAGTCGCCCAACGCCTGATGGCTGATCCGAGTTCGGACCACTACGGTTTGCTCACCTTGCTGGTCCAGCTTGATTACGAGCCGCGCGACTCGTTCAAAATCCCGGCCTCCTGTTTTTTCCCCGCGCCGGAGGTGGATAGCGCCTGTGTCGTGTTGCATCGGCGGCCGGTCCCGCTGGTCACGGGGGATGAGCGCACCGCGTTCCTGTGGCTGATCCGGCAGGGGTTTTCGCAACGCCGCAAAATGTTGCGCAAACTGTATAAAGCCGGCTGGTCCGAGCCCGTGCTCTCCGCTGCCTTTGAAAAAGCTGGCGTGCCCACCACGTCGCGCGCGGAAGCGCTCAGTTTGGAAACGTTTATCGCCCTGGCCCGGCAATTGAAAAAGCCCGGTGTCGCACAGCAATTTAACCAGCCACCCGTTTTATGA
- a CDS encoding SlyX family protein produces MSEEIFDVVNERDEVIGRETRREVHRLGLKHRAVHVLVFNRRGELFLQKRSWKKDKHPGTWDSSASGHLASGEDYDTAARREVREEIGLELTECPERLFKINACPDTGMEFVWVYRSESEGPFRLQPEEIETGTWFSPEHLDHWLAEKPSAFAPSFPLIWSLYRDNLTTTAHPLLADAPEASALASRLAVESPANQSMDTSGAERLEKLETHLAFLERQVEQLNEVVVEQAKILHRLQTLVRNQAESIETMELERIKSTNPKPPHYQ; encoded by the coding sequence ATGAGTGAAGAGATTTTTGATGTCGTCAATGAGCGCGATGAAGTCATCGGGCGGGAAACCCGCCGGGAAGTGCATCGCCTCGGGCTGAAACACCGGGCGGTGCATGTGCTGGTCTTCAACCGGCGCGGCGAACTTTTTTTGCAGAAGCGTTCCTGGAAAAAAGACAAGCATCCCGGCACCTGGGACTCGTCCGCCTCGGGGCACCTGGCTTCCGGGGAGGATTACGATACCGCCGCCAGGCGGGAGGTCCGCGAGGAAATCGGGCTGGAACTCACTGAATGTCCCGAGCGACTCTTTAAAATCAATGCCTGCCCGGATACCGGCATGGAATTTGTGTGGGTCTATCGCAGTGAATCCGAGGGGCCATTCCGCCTCCAGCCAGAGGAAATTGAAACTGGCACGTGGTTTAGCCCGGAACACTTGGACCACTGGCTGGCCGAAAAACCGAGTGCCTTTGCTCCCAGCTTCCCGCTGATCTGGAGCCTGTACCGTGACAACTTAACCACCACTGCGCACCCACTTTTAGCGGACGCCCCTGAAGCCAGCGCGCTTGCGTCCCGGCTGGCGGTGGAATCGCCGGCGAACCAATCCATGGACACCTCCGGCGCCGAACGATTGGAAAAGCTCGAAACCCACCTCGCCTTTCTGGAGCGCCAGGTGGAGCAGTTGAACGAAGTGGTCGTCGAGCAGGCGAAAATCCTGCATCGCCTGCAAACCCTGGTGCGCAATCAGGCGGAAAGCATCGAAACCATGGAACTGGAGCGGATCAAAAGCACCAACCCCAAACCGCCGCATTATCAGTAG
- the rpsT gene encoding 30S ribosomal protein S20 gives MPNTKSAERRVRGNERKRLQNRAVKTRLKSLHKSYQTLVTASKKEEATKAYRALSSALDKAAKVGVIPKGTAQRKRSRLALALAKVK, from the coding sequence ATGCCGAATACGAAGTCAGCCGAACGGCGGGTACGCGGGAATGAACGCAAACGCTTGCAGAATCGCGCGGTAAAGACGCGCCTGAAATCCCTGCACAAGAGCTATCAAACGCTCGTGACCGCAAGTAAAAAAGAAGAAGCCACCAAGGCCTACCGGGCTTTGAGTTCCGCCTTGGATAAAGCCGCCAAAGTGGGCGTCATCCCCAAGGGCACCGCCCAACGCAAGCGCTCGCGCTTGGCCCTGGCCCTCGCCAAGGTCAAGTAA
- a CDS encoding aldolase catalytic domain-containing protein, with product MSTQVKAAQTAKPKESSAGRWVSYRPEIKVLDCTIRDGGLMNNHKFSDEVVRAVYKACVESGVDYMEIGYKSSQKIIVPGEYGDWKYCRETDIRRIIGDNPSNLKISVMADADRTDYHSDILPKKESVVDMIRVAAYISQIPSAIDMIKDAHDKGYETTVNIMSASTIAERELNEGLELLANSEVESVYVVDSFGSLYSEQVRFLMKKYLGYVKNSGKEVGIHAHNNMQLAYANTIEAIICGANMVDATIAGLGRGAGNCPMELLIGFLHNPKYKLRPILGCIQEHIEPMQAELRWGFDLPYMLTGLRNQHPRAAIKFKESKVKGDILEFYDTMVD from the coding sequence ATGAGTACGCAAGTCAAGGCGGCCCAGACGGCCAAGCCAAAAGAGTCATCCGCAGGACGCTGGGTGTCCTATCGTCCGGAGATCAAGGTGCTGGATTGCACCATCCGCGATGGCGGGTTGATGAACAATCACAAGTTTAGCGACGAAGTCGTCCGCGCGGTCTATAAGGCGTGCGTCGAATCCGGGGTGGATTACATGGAAATCGGGTACAAGTCGTCCCAAAAGATCATTGTCCCGGGAGAATACGGCGATTGGAAATACTGCCGGGAAACGGACATCCGCCGCATCATCGGCGACAACCCGAGCAACTTGAAGATTTCCGTCATGGCGGACGCCGACCGCACCGATTATCATTCGGACATCCTGCCGAAAAAGGAAAGCGTGGTGGACATGATCCGCGTCGCCGCCTACATCAGCCAGATTCCTTCGGCGATTGATATGATCAAGGACGCCCATGACAAGGGCTATGAAACCACGGTCAACATCATGTCCGCCTCGACCATCGCCGAGCGGGAGCTGAACGAGGGGCTGGAACTCCTGGCCAACTCCGAGGTCGAGAGCGTTTATGTGGTGGACAGCTTTGGTTCTCTGTACAGCGAGCAGGTGCGGTTCCTGATGAAAAAGTATCTTGGCTACGTCAAGAATAGTGGCAAAGAGGTGGGTATCCATGCGCATAATAATATGCAGCTTGCGTATGCTAACACCATCGAGGCCATTATCTGCGGTGCGAACATGGTGGATGCCACCATCGCCGGCTTGGGACGCGGCGCGGGCAATTGCCCCATGGAATTACTGATCGGTTTTCTGCACAACCCGAAATACAAGCTGCGGCCCATCCTGGGCTGCATCCAAGAGCATATCGAGCCGATGCAAGCCGAGTTGCGGTGGGGGTTTGACCTGCCGTACATGCTGACCGGCCTGCGCAATCAGCATCCGCGCGCCGCCATCAAGTTCAAGGAAAGCAAAGTCAAGGGCGACATCCTTGAATTTTACGACACGATGGTGGACTAA
- a CDS encoding arylsulfatase: MKNVLRGIATGLAAMLPAFLPLVSPATAAMPGTKPNILLILADDMGYSDAGCYGGEIETPNLNRLAENGVRFTQFYNTARCWPSRASILTGYYAQQVRRDTVPGIQSGNNGMRPAWAQLLPAYLKPLGYRAYHSGKWHVDGQRLPAGFDRSYSIEDHNRYFYPREHFEDDVKLPAVEPGSGYYATTYIASHAIKCLKEHAEKYPARPFFHYLAFISPHFPLHALPEDIAKYRDRYLDGWDVAREHRYQRQRDMGFSNGALSPRMPQSYPNWNLAEEGLKKQIGEGEAGRAVAWTELSAEQKRFQATKMAIHAAMVDRMDREIGRVLEQLKAMGAYENTLILFLSDNGASAEQIIRGDGHDQTADPGSGKTFLCLGPGWSTAANTPLRLHKSWVHEGGISTPLIVQWLGGIKARGELRNNPGHLIDLVPTLLDVVGGAQPPAQPGEARPPLPGKSLVPVFTKDQTVSHDYFWWFHSDNRAIRMGDWKVVADGTNAWELYDLSKDRSECNNLAAQHPDKVTAMTAEWQKHMDEFKAQAISDGKAVDRPMAGKKKGKKKAAE; this comes from the coding sequence CTGGCGGCCATGTTGCCTGCGTTCCTGCCGTTGGTTTCGCCAGCCACCGCCGCTATGCCGGGAACCAAACCCAATATCCTGCTCATCCTGGCGGACGACATGGGGTATTCGGATGCAGGTTGTTACGGCGGAGAAATCGAGACCCCAAATTTGAATCGGCTCGCCGAAAACGGTGTACGTTTCACCCAATTTTACAACACCGCCCGTTGCTGGCCTTCCCGCGCCAGCATCCTCACGGGTTATTACGCGCAACAGGTCCGGCGCGACACCGTGCCCGGCATCCAGAGCGGCAACAATGGCATGCGCCCCGCTTGGGCGCAGCTCCTGCCCGCGTATTTGAAACCGCTTGGGTATCGCGCCTATCATTCCGGCAAATGGCACGTGGATGGCCAGCGCCTCCCTGCCGGGTTTGACCGTTCCTATTCCATCGAAGACCATAACCGCTATTTTTATCCGCGCGAACATTTCGAGGACGATGTGAAACTGCCGGCGGTCGAGCCCGGTTCCGGCTATTATGCCACCACCTACATTGCCAGCCATGCCATCAAGTGCCTGAAGGAACACGCCGAAAAATATCCCGCCCGCCCTTTCTTCCACTACCTGGCTTTCATTTCTCCGCATTTCCCCTTGCACGCGTTGCCCGAGGATATCGCCAAATATCGTGACCGCTACCTCGATGGCTGGGACGTGGCCCGCGAGCACCGTTATCAGCGCCAGCGGGACATGGGTTTCTCCAACGGCGCGTTGTCGCCACGCATGCCGCAGTCTTATCCCAACTGGAACCTGGCGGAAGAGGGCTTGAAAAAGCAGATTGGCGAAGGCGAGGCGGGCCGGGCGGTGGCGTGGACTGAGTTATCCGCTGAACAAAAGCGTTTCCAAGCCACCAAGATGGCCATCCATGCCGCGATGGTGGACCGCATGGACCGCGAGATTGGCCGCGTGCTGGAACAGCTCAAGGCCATGGGTGCTTACGAAAACACGCTGATCCTGTTCCTGTCCGACAACGGCGCGTCCGCCGAACAAATCATTCGCGGCGATGGTCACGACCAGACTGCTGACCCGGGATCGGGCAAAACCTTCCTCTGCCTGGGGCCAGGCTGGTCCACCGCCGCCAACACCCCGTTGCGCCTGCACAAATCCTGGGTACACGAGGGCGGCATCTCCACCCCGCTCATCGTGCAATGGCTGGGCGGCATCAAGGCCCGGGGAGAGTTGCGGAATAATCCGGGCCACCTCATAGACTTGGTGCCGACCCTGCTTGACGTCGTGGGGGGCGCGCAACCGCCGGCGCAGCCGGGCGAAGCCCGCCCGCCGTTACCCGGCAAAAGCCTGGTGCCGGTGTTTACGAAAGATCAAACCGTCTCGCATGATTATTTCTGGTGGTTCCACAGTGATAATCGCGCCATCCGGATGGGCGACTGGAAAGTGGTGGCCGATGGCACCAACGCCTGGGAATTATATGACCTGAGCAAGGATCGCTCCGAATGCAACAATCTTGCCGCCCAACATCCAGACAAAGTCACCGCGATGACTGCGGAATGGCAGAAGCACATGGACGAATTCAAAGCCCAAGCCATATCCGATGGCAAAGCGGTTGATCGCCCGATGGCGGGCAAAAAGAAAGGCAAAAAGAAAGCCGCCGAATAG